The following proteins are encoded in a genomic region of Flammeovirga pectinis:
- a CDS encoding TolC family protein, with protein MRINLRWITAMALLTISHLSAHAQEGAYSIQECINYAFQNTGTIKNAVLEQGISQAKVGEIISMGLPQIDLEGQLIDNLKIQKAYLPGNAFDPNGDPDQTVGVEFGTQFNSNAQIKANQLLFDGTFFIGVKAAKVYNELASKELIRSKIDVAEGVTKAYYYVLVQREYLELVNRNKDILESLYNETNAMYEAGMVEEIELNRIEVNFNSITIQQTQMEQMNIIAEKLLKFQMGMDINIPITLSEKLEDFREFIVTPTDLEQAKNRIEYSILMTNIKLNDFDIRATKAEYWPKLYAFGAYGVNAGSTSFGTLYDNTGDFANIGVSLSVSLFDGLNRHKRIQQKKLKGQQLQNSRIDLERQISIEQEQSRIVYETNKATLNLQEKNMQVSDKVYTNSQIKFKEGVGSSIEVTTSSQDFATAANEYFSSLYEVLIAKLSYEKANGRLLDYVDAEDQAKDEEILKMNNEK; from the coding sequence ATGAGAATCAACTTAAGGTGGATTACAGCGATGGCGTTGCTAACTATTAGCCATCTATCTGCTCATGCACAAGAAGGTGCATATAGTATTCAGGAATGTATTAATTATGCATTTCAAAATACAGGAACAATTAAGAATGCAGTATTAGAACAAGGTATTTCACAAGCTAAAGTGGGTGAGATAATTTCTATGGGTTTACCTCAAATAGATTTAGAGGGACAACTTATTGATAACCTTAAAATACAAAAAGCATATTTACCTGGAAATGCTTTTGATCCAAATGGTGATCCAGATCAAACAGTTGGAGTTGAGTTTGGTACTCAGTTTAATTCAAATGCTCAAATTAAGGCAAATCAATTATTATTTGATGGTACTTTCTTTATTGGTGTTAAAGCTGCAAAAGTTTATAATGAACTTGCATCAAAAGAATTAATCAGATCGAAAATCGACGTTGCTGAAGGTGTAACAAAAGCCTATTATTATGTGCTTGTGCAAAGAGAATATCTTGAACTTGTAAATAGAAATAAAGATATTTTAGAATCACTCTACAACGAAACTAACGCAATGTATGAAGCCGGTATGGTGGAAGAGATTGAGTTAAATAGAATTGAGGTGAATTTTAATAGTATCACAATTCAGCAAACACAAATGGAACAAATGAATATTATTGCTGAAAAGCTATTAAAGTTCCAAATGGGTATGGATATCAATATACCGATTACTTTATCTGAGAAACTAGAAGACTTTAGAGAGTTTATAGTAACGCCTACAGATTTAGAACAAGCCAAGAATAGAATTGAATACTCTATTTTAATGACGAACATTAAATTAAATGATTTTGATATTAGAGCTACTAAAGCAGAATATTGGCCTAAACTTTATGCTTTTGGTGCTTACGGTGTGAATGCTGGTAGTACTAGTTTTGGAACCTTATATGATAATACAGGCGACTTTGCAAACATTGGTGTTTCTTTATCTGTTTCTTTATTTGATGGTTTAAACAGACATAAGCGTATTCAACAAAAGAAATTGAAAGGACAGCAACTTCAAAACTCTCGTATTGATTTAGAACGTCAAATTTCTATTGAACAAGAGCAATCTAGAATAGTTTACGAAACAAATAAGGCAACGCTTAATCTTCAGGAGAAGAATATGCAAGTGTCTGATAAAGTATATACAAACTCTCAGATTAAATTTAAAGAGGGTGTTGGTTCTTCTATAGAGGTTACTACATCATCTCAAGATTTTGCGACAGCAGCAAATGAGTATTTCTCTTCTTTATATGAAGTACTTATTGCTAAGTTATCTTATGAGAAGGCAAACGGTCGTTTACTTGATTATGTTGATGCTGAAGACCAAGCTAAGGATGAAGAAATCCTTAAAATGAATAATGAGAAATAA
- a CDS encoding TetR/AcrR family transcriptional regulator, which translates to MEIDQLRIRIIEEARKQFQVNGLKRVTMSDISQAIGVSKKTLYTVFSNKKELVEATLSYHMEEDINYMEEVNELDKDAVFKLAKTFYYFYQRLRMVNPMTFMDMKKFYPEVWSKYECHKKGCFHDTLISIIKQGRTEELFYRDIDVELLVIMRMWQVETAFDHDYFPHDKFPLAKIQLEFFKHFIRGIATPNGVKLLDQYLTEFNKQDNQSTIL; encoded by the coding sequence TTGGAAATAGATCAATTACGTATTCGCATAATTGAAGAAGCACGCAAACAATTTCAGGTAAATGGTTTAAAACGTGTAACAATGTCAGACATTTCTCAAGCAATTGGGGTATCTAAAAAGACATTATATACAGTTTTTAGTAATAAAAAAGAGCTTGTAGAAGCTACTTTATCTTATCATATGGAAGAAGATATCAACTATATGGAAGAGGTAAATGAGCTAGACAAAGATGCCGTTTTTAAATTGGCAAAGACTTTTTATTATTTCTATCAACGTCTAAGAATGGTTAATCCCATGACTTTTATGGACATGAAAAAGTTTTACCCTGAAGTGTGGTCTAAGTACGAATGCCATAAAAAGGGGTGTTTTCATGATACTTTAATCAGTATTATAAAGCAAGGACGTACCGAAGAGCTTTTTTATAGAGATATTGACGTGGAGCTTTTAGTTATCATGCGTATGTGGCAAGTAGAAACGGCATTTGACCATGACTATTTTCCGCATGATAAATTTCCATTGGCTAAAATTCAACTAGAATTCTTCAAACATTTTATAAGAGGTATTGCAACTCCAAATGGTGTCAAATTATTGGACCAATACCTAACTGAATTTAATAAACAAGATAATCAATCAACAATTTTATGA
- a CDS encoding peptidylprolyl isomerase → MQKKYKKTRTPSLLILCGLAFILFSCNGSGNGDWEQEKTVTTKVQHEGDDFLVKIHTKYGTMDVILFDDTPIHKENFIKLAKQHYYDSLLFHRVIKGFMIQGGDPDSRFASEGESLGQGGLDYTLPAEITETHFHQKGALAMARKGDNVNPNLESNAGQFYLVQGRAYRKKDLLETRTDHGKVNKYFSALIEDPEYANIAVAYTTLSEREDVQGQKRLMKKCIPLMEKKYKVKLVDRLNKEEIAKYTSVGGAPFLDQKYTVFGQVIDGLYIIDSLSNQKVDRRKRPIEDLKMWVEVMEVPKVSLEEVN, encoded by the coding sequence GTGCAAAAAAAATACAAAAAAACTAGAACACCTTCATTATTGATACTGTGTGGGTTAGCTTTTATCTTGTTTTCATGTAACGGTAGTGGAAATGGTGATTGGGAACAAGAGAAAACGGTTACGACTAAGGTACAACATGAAGGGGATGATTTCCTTGTGAAAATACATACAAAGTACGGTACCATGGATGTGATTTTATTTGATGATACCCCCATCCATAAAGAAAATTTCATTAAACTAGCAAAGCAACATTATTACGATAGCTTATTGTTTCACCGTGTAATTAAAGGCTTTATGATTCAAGGTGGAGACCCTGATTCTCGTTTTGCGTCTGAAGGTGAGAGTTTAGGACAAGGAGGTTTAGATTATACATTACCTGCAGAAATTACTGAAACCCATTTTCATCAGAAAGGAGCTTTAGCAATGGCTAGAAAAGGAGATAATGTAAACCCCAACCTAGAATCTAATGCAGGGCAATTTTATTTAGTACAAGGAAGAGCTTATAGAAAAAAAGACTTGTTAGAAACAAGAACTGACCATGGGAAAGTAAATAAATATTTTAGTGCTTTAATTGAAGACCCTGAGTACGCAAATATAGCTGTAGCTTATACAACGCTTAGCGAGAGGGAAGATGTTCAAGGGCAGAAAAGGTTAATGAAAAAATGTATTCCTTTAATGGAGAAAAAATATAAGGTGAAATTAGTAGACCGATTAAATAAAGAAGAAATAGCAAAATATACTTCGGTTGGAGGAGCACCTTTCTTAGATCAAAAATATACTGTGTTTGGGCAAGTAATTGATGGGTTATATATAATAGATAGTTTATCAAATCAAAAAGTTGATAGAAGAAAAAGACCAATTGAAGATTTGAAAATGTGGGTAGAGGTAATGGAAGTACCTAAAGTATCGTTAGAAGAAGTCAATTGA
- a CDS encoding response regulator, which produces MTMAFTNGVEQPTVQKAIVVDDNVINAHYLKKMLTDEGLEITVISDTSQLFKLSNEVAVKMVFLNEETLGGQMNETIDRLSQIAEDTNHSITIVGTTPYSLEGARKKLLSMGAAYALSTPIYKNHLEEIIRTSTKEKNPS; this is translated from the coding sequence ATGACGATGGCATTTACAAATGGCGTAGAGCAGCCAACGGTACAAAAAGCGATTGTGGTCGATGACAATGTTATCAATGCACATTACCTCAAGAAAATGTTAACTGATGAAGGACTAGAAATAACTGTAATATCAGATACTTCTCAACTTTTCAAATTATCAAATGAGGTTGCCGTTAAAATGGTGTTTCTAAACGAAGAGACATTAGGGGGACAAATGAATGAGACAATAGATAGATTGTCGCAAATAGCTGAGGATACCAACCATTCTATTACAATAGTTGGCACAACACCTTATAGCTTAGAAGGTGCACGTAAGAAATTGTTAAGTATGGGGGCTGCTTATGCTTTAAGCACGCCTATTTACAAAAATCATTTAGAAGAGATTATTAGAACTTCTACTAAAGAAAAAAATCCTTCCTAG
- the fabD gene encoding ACP S-malonyltransferase has product MKAYVFPGQGAQFVGMGKDLYDSNEKAKELFEKANEILDFRITDVMFEGTADELKQTNVTQPAVFLHSVITALCADEFTPDVVAGHSLGEFSALVACGALNFEDALRLVAKRAAAMQKACEMNPSTMAAILGLSDEDVEKVCDSVEGVVAANYNCPGQLVISGSKEGIEKACEVAKEAGAKRALPLPVGGAFHSPFMEPAKEELQKAIEETVLNTPKCPIYQNVDAKPQTDPETIKANLIAQLTAPVRWTQIVQAMIADGVTEFIECGPGKVLSGLVKKVDRKMPVSSL; this is encoded by the coding sequence ATGAAAGCATATGTATTCCCAGGTCAAGGCGCACAATTTGTTGGAATGGGTAAGGATCTGTATGATTCTAATGAGAAAGCAAAAGAGCTTTTCGAAAAAGCGAACGAAATTTTAGATTTCCGCATTACAGATGTGATGTTCGAAGGTACAGCCGACGAATTAAAACAAACAAACGTAACTCAGCCAGCTGTATTTTTACATTCTGTAATTACTGCTTTATGTGCAGATGAGTTTACTCCAGATGTAGTAGCAGGTCATTCTTTAGGAGAGTTTTCTGCTTTAGTAGCTTGTGGAGCATTAAACTTTGAAGATGCTTTAAGATTAGTAGCTAAAAGAGCTGCAGCTATGCAAAAAGCATGTGAAATGAATCCATCTACTATGGCTGCTATTTTAGGTCTTTCTGATGAAGACGTAGAGAAAGTATGTGATAGCGTAGAAGGAGTAGTAGCAGCAAACTATAACTGTCCTGGTCAGTTAGTGATCTCTGGTTCTAAAGAAGGCATAGAGAAAGCGTGTGAAGTAGCTAAAGAAGCTGGAGCAAAAAGAGCACTACCTTTACCAGTAGGCGGAGCATTCCATTCTCCATTTATGGAGCCTGCAAAAGAGGAATTACAAAAGGCAATTGAAGAAACAGTATTAAATACACCAAAATGCCCAATCTACCAAAATGTAGATGCTAAGCCTCAAACAGACCCAGAAACAATTAAAGCTAATTTAATTGCACAGTTAACAGCACCAGTACGTTGGACACAAATTGTTCAGGCAATGATTGCTGATGGTGTAACAGAATTTATTGAGTGTGGTCCAGGAAAAGTATTATCAGGTCTTGTTAAAAAAGTAGACCGTAAGATGCCAGTCTCTTCTTTGTAA
- the yihA gene encoding ribosome biogenesis GTP-binding protein YihA/YsxC, producing MKIKEAVFVMSNTDAEKCPEPKVPEYAFIGRSNVGKSSLINAITGQKKLAKTSSTPGKTQLINHFIINDEWYLCDLPGYGYAQISKTAREKFMPMIRKYIASRENLMNTFVLIDIRHEPQKNDLEFMAWLGEKELAFSIVFTKSDKLGQGKASKNIAIYKRELKKQWEECPPIFISSSETRQGVKDILDYIEDINGYWEDQK from the coding sequence ATGAAAATTAAAGAAGCTGTTTTTGTAATGAGTAATACTGATGCAGAGAAATGTCCAGAACCAAAAGTTCCGGAATATGCATTTATTGGTAGGTCAAATGTTGGTAAATCTTCTTTGATAAACGCAATTACAGGGCAGAAAAAATTAGCAAAAACTTCTTCTACACCAGGTAAAACACAATTAATAAATCACTTTATTATTAATGATGAGTGGTATTTATGTGATTTGCCCGGCTATGGATACGCACAAATCAGTAAAACTGCACGCGAAAAGTTTATGCCTATGATTAGAAAGTACATTGCATCAAGAGAAAATTTGATGAATACTTTTGTTCTGATTGATATTCGTCATGAGCCACAAAAAAATGATTTAGAATTTATGGCTTGGTTGGGAGAAAAGGAATTGGCATTTTCTATTGTTTTTACAAAGTCTGATAAATTAGGGCAGGGTAAAGCCTCAAAAAATATTGCTATTTATAAAAGAGAGTTAAAAAAGCAGTGGGAAGAGTGTCCTCCAATATTTATTTCTTCTTCAGAAACACGCCAAGGTGTTAAAGATATCTTAGATTATATAGAAGATATTAATGGATATTGGGAAGATCAAAAATAA
- a CDS encoding glycerophosphodiester phosphodiesterase family protein: MRNLFVLVALLFSTIQVQAQKLNFKSVDDLYQFMDYNNSPKQLVSAHRGGPYPGYPENCIPTFNHLTKNVYAPVIELDVEMSKDSVLFLMHDNELGRTTTGNGSVRNYTWKELQDIRLKDDEGTLTKYKFDTFDKVLKWTKKGKAILTVDVKRGVPFEKIVAAIHKAQVEKYAAVITYNWEDAKLVHKLAPELMISVTIMDDKGWEAAKASGIPFDRMIAFTGVKLADKSLFDKLHKEGIYCISATFHTSDKETEVVKRQAEYKAAWDLGADIIATDLPIEANQAIK, from the coding sequence ATGAGAAATTTATTTGTCCTTGTGGCATTACTTTTTAGCACGATTCAGGTTCAGGCTCAAAAATTAAATTTTAAATCTGTCGACGACCTTTATCAATTTATGGACTACAATAACAGTCCTAAACAATTAGTAAGTGCACACAGAGGAGGACCTTACCCTGGATACCCTGAAAACTGTATTCCTACTTTTAATCATCTTACTAAAAATGTTTATGCACCAGTTATAGAATTGGATGTGGAAATGAGTAAAGATAGTGTGTTATTTTTAATGCACGATAATGAGTTAGGTAGAACAACTACGGGTAATGGATCTGTTAGAAATTACACTTGGAAAGAGTTACAGGATATCCGTTTAAAAGACGACGAAGGTACGCTAACAAAATACAAGTTCGATACATTTGATAAAGTCTTAAAATGGACAAAAAAAGGAAAAGCTATTCTTACAGTTGATGTAAAAAGAGGTGTACCTTTCGAAAAAATTGTTGCTGCAATCCATAAGGCACAAGTAGAAAAATATGCTGCAGTAATTACTTACAATTGGGAAGACGCTAAGTTGGTACACAAATTAGCTCCAGAATTAATGATTTCTGTAACAATTATGGATGATAAAGGATGGGAAGCTGCAAAAGCATCTGGTATTCCTTTTGATAGAATGATTGCTTTTACTGGAGTAAAATTAGCAGATAAATCACTTTTTGATAAATTACACAAAGAAGGTATTTATTGTATTTCTGCCACTTTCCATACTTCTGATAAAGAAACTGAAGTAGTAAAAAGACAAGCTGAATACAAAGCTGCGTGGGATTTAGGTGCTGATATTATTGCAACAGATTTACCTATTGAAGCCAACCAAGCTATCAAATAA
- a CDS encoding T9SS type A sorting domain-containing protein produces the protein MKLNTPFLLFFILFSFTLNGFAECISPGNISSNKSFTESCYLSYGSDETYKAKSENRTLTINSGTTVHIDMDGNTLILSGDDWSGDIYCGVEIIVKNGAAFSVNGNLELKNYSKITIEDGGIFILKGNLIIGDASDVNLSMNSSLNIAESAAFHINGNAAINFASGAFNNNLYASGSVSTSSVDGAALQDRVDELTAIKVDLEGWYSVPFFGLFVKWINNNRVIPEIAKVQTIIDSGDFEEYQIDNSGETLVGNRIDPDGPFSSTLSITYSSNNHQADFFKSDSVSAHSDFDSDEIATTIMTGIRVSAATGWFGKEIRVASSEGFTSNELKVNELNGKVIYSLKDLEDALHSIKWQIKNNDVKKELAKYHKNSQNKDKIDPEKISAIQTYFDTERKIKLEFVAEGSSAGRKRDLSSSNQRVLSIPEVTITSNSEDLPVTLVSFEAFTLEDNSVALEWTTATEVNNSHFEIWRSTDTKNWNLLSKIESEGGNSNYAIDYAYVDEYPLNVAYYKLIQYDFDGVNESFGPLKVTSLYKQEKMMTKVYPNNISSSAKATNIVINGLMSYQREIEIQLYDQHGNILKEEHLIDIEAEAYLYQLSLPNNLTTGMYYVVISSGSERTKNKVIVN, from the coding sequence ATGAAGCTTAATACCCCCTTTTTACTGTTTTTTATCTTATTTTCATTTACTCTAAATGGATTTGCTGAATGTATTTCTCCTGGAAATATTAGTTCGAATAAGAGTTTTACAGAAAGCTGTTATTTATCTTATGGAAGTGATGAGACCTATAAAGCAAAATCAGAAAATAGAACATTAACGATAAATTCAGGTACTACTGTTCATATTGATATGGATGGTAATACGTTAATTTTAAGTGGTGATGATTGGAGTGGTGATATATATTGTGGTGTAGAAATTATTGTTAAAAATGGAGCAGCATTTTCTGTAAATGGAAATTTAGAATTGAAAAACTATTCAAAAATCACAATTGAAGATGGAGGGATATTTATTTTAAAAGGGAATTTGATTATTGGAGATGCTTCTGATGTAAATCTATCGATGAATTCTTCTTTAAACATTGCAGAAAGTGCTGCTTTTCATATTAATGGTAATGCCGCAATTAACTTTGCTTCAGGAGCTTTTAATAATAATTTATATGCTTCAGGAAGTGTTTCTACAAGTAGTGTAGATGGAGCTGCTTTACAGGATAGAGTAGATGAATTAACTGCTATTAAAGTGGATTTAGAAGGGTGGTACTCCGTACCTTTTTTTGGTTTATTTGTTAAATGGATCAATAATAATAGAGTAATACCTGAAATAGCAAAAGTGCAAACGATTATAGATTCTGGAGATTTTGAAGAATACCAGATAGATAATAGTGGAGAAACTTTAGTAGGAAATAGAATAGATCCAGACGGCCCTTTTTCTTCAACGTTAAGTATAACTTACTCTTCTAATAACCACCAAGCAGATTTCTTTAAATCAGATAGTGTATCTGCCCATTCAGATTTTGATTCAGACGAAATTGCAACTACAATAATGACAGGAATAAGAGTTTCTGCAGCAACAGGTTGGTTTGGAAAAGAAATTAGAGTAGCCTCATCAGAAGGTTTTACATCGAACGAATTAAAAGTAAACGAGTTAAATGGTAAAGTAATTTATAGTTTAAAAGATTTAGAAGATGCTCTACATTCTATAAAATGGCAGATAAAGAATAACGATGTAAAAAAGGAGTTGGCCAAATACCATAAGAATAGTCAAAATAAAGATAAAATAGACCCTGAAAAAATAAGTGCTATTCAAACCTATTTTGATACAGAAAGAAAAATTAAACTAGAGTTTGTTGCAGAAGGAAGTTCCGCAGGAAGAAAGCGAGATTTATCATCTTCTAACCAAAGAGTATTATCTATTCCCGAAGTTACAATTACAAGTAATTCAGAAGACCTTCCAGTTACATTAGTGAGTTTTGAAGCATTCACTTTAGAAGATAATAGTGTGGCATTAGAATGGACAACAGCTACAGAAGTAAATAATTCTCATTTTGAGATTTGGAGATCAACAGATACTAAGAACTGGAATTTATTATCAAAAATTGAGAGTGAAGGAGGAAATAGTAATTATGCCATCGATTATGCTTATGTAGATGAATACCCATTAAATGTTGCATATTATAAACTTATTCAATACGATTTTGATGGAGTAAATGAATCTTTTGGTCCTTTAAAAGTAACCTCACTTTACAAGCAAGAAAAAATGATGACAAAGGTATATCCAAATAATATATCTTCTAGTGCAAAGGCTACAAATATTGTAATTAATGGCTTAATGAGTTACCAACGAGAAATTGAAATTCAACTTTACGATCAGCATGGAAATATCTTAAAAGAAGAACACTTAATTGATATTGAAGCAGAAGCCTATTTATATCAGTTGAGTTTACCTAATAACCTCACCACAGGTATGTATTATGTTGTTATTTCTTCGGGTTCAGAACGAACAAAAAATAAGGTAATTGTAAATTAA
- a CDS encoding T9SS type A sorting domain-containing protein: protein MKRFYLFLLLGILCSLTQLSYGQCSNLVTNFTSDASFTTSTECTINNDLILESNSSDRKIEVNSGGANISVIFNMNNKELSLGGKDSFGNYPSGINLIVDEGDTLTIQGDLYINTNSDLQIDGVLIINGNIKSYDGTFISDFNTNNISIEVGASGMIAVSGSADFGRSSSVNSANIYIGEELDNRSKSGNFSTANVGSDPFGTPSITFQKSSVETSEITIDFFNKEQHMDGVYTEGAESFCSKLLDSLQIDKASGWYGKEIQFLFQGFDRTELDTSNVENVTITSITQLETVIHSVIWKINNADIKAELGKYHRSEKDSLLRSKDMDAEKLSDIYSYFTDSSRTIQVVFVDDNNGHVLDSRHHSNSRMMSVPDVSVNGNSGDLPVALTQFTANATEDNTVLLEWGTASEQNASHFEVQRSVDNKNWETLGQVEAAGNSNVLIYYNFIDESPLPQAYYRLHQVDFDGVAEIFGPIKVNLSNEIGQPFSSKIYPNDIIGDQKVQILVEGLSIGNNLEINVYNKSGHLVLKEASSNLASEAFVKPFDLPSNLPSGMYYVVVKSGKEIARNKIVIR from the coding sequence ATGAAACGTTTTTACCTCTTTTTGTTGCTTGGAATATTATGTAGTCTTACTCAATTAAGTTATGGACAATGTTCAAACTTAGTGACAAATTTTACTTCAGATGCTAGTTTCACTACTTCAACAGAATGTACAATAAATAATGATTTAATATTAGAAAGTAACAGTAGTGATAGAAAGATAGAAGTTAATAGTGGTGGAGCTAATATTAGTGTAATATTTAATATGAATAATAAAGAATTATCCTTAGGAGGAAAAGATTCTTTTGGAAATTATCCTAGTGGTATTAATCTTATAGTTGACGAAGGAGATACATTGACAATTCAAGGAGATTTATATATTAATACAAATTCGGATTTACAAATAGATGGAGTTCTAATAATAAATGGAAATATAAAATCTTATGATGGTACATTTATCTCAGATTTTAATACTAATAATATTTCTATTGAAGTAGGAGCTTCAGGAATGATTGCAGTTTCGGGTAGTGCAGATTTTGGAAGATCTTCTAGTGTAAACTCTGCAAATATCTATATAGGAGAGGAACTAGATAATAGAAGTAAGTCTGGTAATTTTTCAACTGCTAATGTAGGCTCAGACCCTTTCGGAACTCCCTCAATTACCTTCCAAAAATCTAGTGTAGAGACTTCAGAAATTACAATTGATTTCTTTAATAAGGAGCAACATATGGATGGAGTTTATACTGAAGGGGCAGAAAGTTTTTGCTCAAAATTATTAGATTCTTTACAAATAGATAAAGCTTCTGGTTGGTATGGGAAAGAAATACAATTTTTATTTCAAGGTTTTGACCGTACTGAACTAGATACTTCTAATGTTGAAAATGTGACAATAACATCTATAACGCAACTAGAAACTGTCATTCATTCTGTTATTTGGAAAATAAATAATGCGGATATCAAAGCAGAATTAGGAAAATACCATCGTTCTGAAAAAGATTCTCTATTAAGATCAAAAGATATGGATGCAGAGAAACTAAGTGATATTTATTCTTACTTTACAGATTCTTCTAGAACAATTCAGGTAGTATTTGTCGATGATAACAATGGGCATGTATTGGATAGTAGACACCATTCAAATAGTAGAATGATGTCTGTGCCAGATGTGTCTGTTAATGGTAACTCAGGTGATCTCCCAGTAGCACTTACACAGTTTACAGCAAATGCAACAGAAGACAATACTGTACTTTTAGAATGGGGTACAGCTTCAGAGCAAAATGCTTCTCATTTTGAGGTGCAACGTTCTGTAGATAATAAAAATTGGGAAACATTAGGCCAAGTAGAAGCGGCAGGTAATTCGAACGTACTTATTTATTATAATTTTATAGATGAGTCGCCATTACCACAAGCATATTATAGATTACATCAAGTAGATTTTGATGGAGTAGCTGAAATTTTCGGACCAATTAAGGTAAACTTGTCTAATGAAATAGGACAACCTTTTTCTTCTAAAATTTATCCTAATGATATTATAGGAGATCAGAAAGTACAAATTTTAGTAGAAGGTTTATCAATAGGAAATAACTTAGAAATTAATGTTTATAATAAATCAGGACATTTAGTCTTAAAAGAAGCAAGTAGTAATTTAGCTTCAGAAGCATTTGTGAAACCATTCGATTTACCCTCAAACCTACCTTCGGGAATGTATTATGTTGTAGTGAAATCGGGTAAAGAAATAGCAAGAAATAAAATTGTAATCAGGTAA